A genomic stretch from Sulfurihydrogenibium azorense Az-Fu1 includes:
- a CDS encoding radical SAM protein — MEVVKIINDDLNTLFEIKTDDGYTIESVHYRKTLCVSSQVGCSIKCSFCASGLNGLTRNLSFDEIINQYLMVKDKGYEIESIAFAGIGEPLLNWENVKQAFDYFKSQGLSVSFYTTGFPISNFKQLLALNHDGVNLSLHSVFEEKRKSLIPNSHTISQLIQVFKDHLQQLSNRKKKLYNIAYILIYGENDSYEEIDKLGEIAKELGIGVSLLKYNEIEFFPYKSVPDDRYEELFLRLREKGIRVTLSNKYRTRKIGGCGTLMVNRLELHKLNFTIF, encoded by the coding sequence ATGGAAGTGGTAAAAATCATAAATGATGATTTAAATACGCTTTTTGAGATAAAAACTGATGACGGCTACACTATAGAGTCTGTCCACTACAGAAAAACTCTATGTGTTTCATCCCAAGTAGGATGCTCTATAAAGTGCTCTTTCTGTGCTTCTGGGCTAAACGGCTTGACTAGAAATTTATCTTTTGATGAGATAATAAATCAGTATTTAATGGTAAAAGATAAGGGTTATGAAATAGAAAGTATAGCCTTTGCAGGGATAGGAGAGCCTCTTTTAAACTGGGAAAATGTTAAACAGGCGTTTGACTACTTTAAATCTCAAGGTTTAAGTGTAAGCTTCTACACAACAGGTTTTCCTATATCAAACTTTAAACAGCTCCTTGCTCTAAATCACGACGGAGTAAACTTGTCTCTCCATAGCGTTTTTGAAGAAAAAAGAAAATCCCTTATTCCAAACTCCCACACAATATCCCAGCTAATACAAGTATTTAAAGACCACCTACAACAACTATCAAACAGAAAGAAAAAACTTTACAACATAGCCTACATTTTAATATACGGAGAAAATGACTCTTACGAAGAGATTGATAAATTAGGAGAAATTGCAAAAGAGTTAGGTATAGGAGTATCCCTTTTAAAGTACAACGAGATTGAGTTTTTCCCTTACAAATCAGTCCCTGACGACAGATACGAAGAACTGTTTTTAAGACTGAGAGAAAAAGGTATAAGAGTCACTCTATCCAACAAATACAGAACAAGAAAGATAGGCGGATGCGGAACCTTGATGGTGAATAGGTTAGAATTACATAAATTAAATTTTACGATTTTTTAA
- a CDS encoding DUF6952 family protein → MNIKEIKELAKKFTPQQIEQCINEALQHGKPLTEGCNPSGDIVEVLNTLAKAQTVRELIEKGMTETEAIRELARRIREIQSVK, encoded by the coding sequence GTGAATATAAAAGAGATAAAAGAACTTGCAAAAAAATTTACTCCCCAGCAGATAGAACAGTGTATAAACGAAGCTCTACAACATGGAAAACCTTTAACAGAAGGTTGTAATCCATCCGGAGATATAGTTGAAGTACTAAACACCCTTGCAAAGGCTCAAACAGTTAGAGAACTGATAGAAAAGGGTATGACAGAAACAGAAGCTATAAGAGAACTTGCAAGAAGGATAAGAGAAATCCAGTCAGTTAAGTAA
- the rgy gene encoding reverse gyrase: MIYAIFEKLCPNCHGEISSYRLEKGLPCKKCLPDEDLDVCQHVKPGDIKQLCHLQDTLQTWQEHFQTYIKSKPWNLQNTWAKRVFLKHSFVLLAPTGIGKTSFGISMASFLAKQGKKSYILLPTKLLVKQVYEKVKNFGVDKKDILAIGLEKSNKEKEENKERLKNADFKILITTSMFLYKNFEIYPRDFEFIFVDDVDSFVKTAKNIDKALYLLGFTQEDIEKALILIKLKAKPNKTQEDWDKINQLTEYLQKQRKKITGVLIVSSATSKPRSNRVKLFRELLGFEISSPTFYLRNIVDSYDEEYSFEKLLYWINKLGKGGLVFIPSDKGKEFVDEVVEKLNKHKIKAVSYEELDDKNLKKFEEGKIQVLVGISSYRNPLARGLDLPHVIRYALFYGVPKISISLKLEENLSHMLWALTSIRSYVIKKFPEITIKINQWITQLQKYQNLTLDFIQNNPQLKEKIENLQKEIRDFFQRPEVLEVLKSSDEIVLKQKEDGYYLIVSDATGYLQASGRTSRLYAGGITKGLSLILIDEKSAFKHLNKRVKWFSEEIEFVNINQVNLDQLIKQIDEDREKVRNFLTNSTKTISSSDLLKPTLIIVESPTKAKTIANFFGKPVRRKINQTEVLETSTEGRYLMITASLGHILDLVKNIAYHGVIVEDKEIIPIYETIEGKEETVENLRRLAIENMEILLGTDPDAEGEKISWDLQDLLKPILKNIKRIEFHEVTKKAITKAINDPRDINENLVKAQIVRRVADRWVGFEYSQLLQKEFQKNWLSAGRVQTPVLGWIIKRQQEASKKIYVINVSIPVEDKKFSFEITFETKEEAEKFYQNLKEVEVVVEKRYEEVENPPPPYRTDTLLKDASDKFRFTLPQTMDLAQTLFELGYITYHRTDSIRVSDAGIYLAKEIITQEFGENYFKPRVWGEGGAHECIRPTKNITPEDLESLMLSKQIEGLSYNHIKLYKLIFNRFIASQMIPVKVEMADIVIKALNFEIKETIKTKVLQDGWNLVLGIETRPLIEGKIDVQEYKNLLQRPKAYLYTHGEIVKEMKEKGIGRPSTYATIIAKLLERGYVIERKGFLIPTNLGKTVYNFLTNKPNLKEFLSEEFTRKLEEIMDKVEEGKEDYITVLKDLFVKVRKIS, translated from the coding sequence ATGATTTATGCTATTTTTGAAAAACTATGTCCTAACTGTCATGGAGAGATTTCTTCCTATAGATTAGAAAAAGGTCTGCCTTGTAAAAAATGCTTACCTGACGAAGATTTAGACGTATGCCAACACGTAAAACCAGGAGATATAAAACAGTTATGTCATCTTCAAGACACGCTCCAAACATGGCAAGAACATTTCCAAACCTATATAAAATCAAAACCATGGAACTTACAAAACACATGGGCAAAAAGAGTTTTTTTAAAGCACTCCTTTGTCTTACTTGCACCAACAGGAATAGGAAAAACATCATTTGGTATATCTATGGCTTCATTTTTGGCAAAACAAGGCAAAAAATCCTACATCTTACTCCCTACAAAACTACTAGTAAAACAAGTCTATGAAAAAGTAAAAAACTTTGGAGTAGACAAAAAAGATATACTCGCAATAGGATTAGAAAAATCAAATAAAGAAAAAGAAGAAAACAAAGAAAGATTAAAAAACGCAGACTTTAAAATACTCATCACAACTTCGATGTTCCTATACAAAAACTTTGAAATTTACCCCAGAGACTTTGAGTTTATATTCGTTGATGATGTAGACTCTTTTGTAAAAACAGCAAAAAATATAGATAAAGCTCTGTATCTACTTGGTTTTACACAAGAAGATATAGAAAAAGCTCTAATACTTATAAAACTAAAAGCAAAACCAAACAAAACCCAAGAAGATTGGGATAAAATAAATCAGCTGACAGAATACCTTCAAAAACAAAGGAAAAAAATAACAGGAGTCTTAATAGTATCCTCTGCCACATCTAAACCAAGGTCAAACAGAGTTAAACTTTTTAGAGAACTTTTAGGATTTGAAATATCAAGCCCAACTTTTTATTTAAGAAATATAGTAGACAGCTACGATGAAGAATACTCCTTTGAAAAACTCCTTTACTGGATAAACAAACTTGGAAAAGGTGGACTTGTATTTATTCCTTCTGATAAAGGAAAAGAGTTTGTAGATGAGGTTGTAGAAAAGCTAAACAAACACAAGATAAAAGCCGTATCTTACGAAGAGTTAGATGACAAAAATCTCAAAAAGTTTGAAGAAGGTAAAATTCAAGTTTTAGTAGGTATATCTTCTTACAGAAACCCACTTGCAAGAGGTTTAGACCTTCCTCATGTTATCAGGTATGCTCTATTCTACGGAGTGCCTAAAATATCAATATCCTTAAAGTTAGAAGAAAATCTTTCCCATATGCTCTGGGCTTTAACTTCAATAAGAAGTTATGTGATTAAAAAATTTCCAGAAATCACTATAAAAATAAACCAATGGATTACCCAGCTCCAAAAGTACCAAAACTTAACACTGGACTTTATTCAAAACAACCCACAACTTAAAGAAAAGATAGAAAACCTACAGAAAGAGATAAGAGACTTTTTCCAAAGACCAGAAGTTTTAGAAGTTTTAAAGTCTTCAGACGAAATTGTTTTAAAACAAAAAGAAGACGGATACTACTTAATAGTGTCAGATGCCACTGGATACCTCCAAGCCAGTGGAAGAACATCAAGACTTTACGCAGGTGGAATTACAAAAGGACTTTCCCTAATACTAATTGACGAAAAATCAGCTTTTAAACATTTAAACAAAAGAGTAAAATGGTTTAGTGAAGAGATAGAATTTGTAAACATAAACCAGGTAAACTTAGACCAGCTGATAAAACAGATTGACGAAGATAGAGAAAAGGTTAGAAACTTTTTAACCAATTCAACTAAAACCATATCATCTTCAGACCTTCTAAAGCCAACTTTAATAATCGTAGAATCACCTACAAAGGCAAAAACAATAGCAAACTTTTTTGGAAAACCTGTAAGAAGAAAGATAAACCAAACAGAAGTCTTAGAAACATCTACCGAAGGAAGATACTTGATGATTACAGCTTCTTTGGGACATATTTTAGACCTTGTTAAGAATATTGCATACCACGGAGTAATAGTAGAGGATAAAGAGATAATTCCTATATATGAAACAATTGAAGGAAAAGAGGAAACAGTAGAAAACCTTAGAAGACTTGCAATAGAAAATATGGAGATACTACTTGGAACAGACCCAGATGCAGAAGGAGAAAAGATATCTTGGGATTTACAAGACCTTTTAAAACCAATTTTAAAAAACATTAAAAGGATAGAATTTCACGAAGTAACAAAAAAAGCTATAACAAAAGCAATAAACGACCCACGGGATATAAATGAAAACTTAGTTAAAGCCCAAATAGTTAGAAGGGTTGCAGACAGATGGGTAGGCTTTGAGTACTCTCAACTCCTTCAAAAAGAGTTTCAAAAAAATTGGCTCTCTGCTGGAAGAGTCCAAACACCTGTTTTAGGTTGGATAATAAAACGTCAACAAGAGGCAAGCAAGAAAATATACGTAATCAATGTTAGTATTCCTGTAGAAGATAAAAAGTTTTCCTTTGAGATAACCTTTGAGACAAAAGAAGAAGCAGAAAAGTTTTATCAAAATCTAAAAGAAGTTGAGGTAGTAGTAGAAAAAAGGTATGAAGAGGTAGAAAATCCACCTCCACCTTACAGAACAGATACACTACTTAAAGATGCCAGTGATAAATTTAGATTTACACTTCCTCAAACGATGGACTTAGCCCAAACTCTTTTTGAACTTGGATACATTACTTACCACAGAACAGATTCTATTAGAGTCTCTGATGCAGGAATATACCTTGCAAAAGAAATTATTACTCAAGAGTTTGGAGAAAACTACTTTAAACCAAGAGTTTGGGGAGAAGGTGGAGCTCACGAATGTATAAGACCAACAAAAAACATAACTCCAGAAGATTTAGAGTCCCTTATGCTAAGTAAACAGATAGAAGGTTTGAGCTACAACCATATAAAACTTTACAAGCTAATATTCAACAGATTTATAGCCTCTCAGATGATTCCAGTAAAAGTTGAGATGGCTGATATCGTAATAAAAGCCTTAAACTTTGAGATAAAAGAAACGATAAAAACAAAAGTATTACAAGATGGTTGGAACCTTGTTTTAGGTATTGAAACAAGACCATTGATAGAAGGAAAAATAGATGTACAAGAGTATAAAAATCTACTCCAAAGACCAAAAGCATACCTTTACACCCACGGAGAAATTGTTAAAGAGATGAAAGAAAAAGGGATAGGAAGACCTTCTACCTATGCAACTATAATAGCAAAACTATTAGAGAGAGGTTATGTTATAGAAAGAAAAGGATTTTTAATACCTACTAACTTAGGAAAAACAGTTTACAACTTCCTTACAAATAAACCAAACCTAAAAGAGTTTTTATCAGAAGAGTTTACAAGGAAGTTAGAAGAGATAATGGACAAAGTAGAAGAAGGAAAAGAAGATTACATTACTGTTTTAAAGGATTTATTTGTCAAAGTTAGAAAGATATCTTAA
- a CDS encoding class I SAM-dependent methyltransferase, protein MKLSGKKELIDIVLNDIKKRGGISFKDFMDYALYYPSLGYYTCDKEKIGGYGDFFTSSELDPVFGQLLAKQFNEIYLNYFKGKKIKLVELGSGKGVLAFDILNEIKTNYPEFYENLEFISVEKSPFHIQHQQKVLNGFNVKWLESIEDLEDIEGIVYSNELFDALPVHLIKKKNGKIYEIYLNEKDGEIVEELREISEDVLTYIKELKIDIPEGMTTEVNLLAKDLIQTIGQKLKKGFVFTVDYGYPSKELYKPYRMKGTLLCYYKHTYNENFYENIGFQDITSHVNFSALVYYGKKAGLEFTGFTDQAHFLINLGLGDIMIQLQEKGDSKSFERINRLKTLILPKGMGEKFKILIQHKNIKNPILSGLKIIPPQNDRYKIEEI, encoded by the coding sequence ATGAAACTATCAGGGAAAAAAGAACTAATAGATATAGTCCTTAATGATATAAAAAAGAGGGGAGGGATTAGTTTTAAAGACTTTATGGATTACGCTCTCTACTATCCTTCCCTTGGATACTACACTTGTGATAAAGAAAAAATAGGTGGATACGGAGACTTTTTTACAAGCTCAGAGTTAGACCCAGTATTTGGTCAGCTTTTGGCAAAACAGTTTAACGAAATCTATCTAAACTACTTTAAAGGAAAAAAAATAAAACTTGTAGAATTAGGGTCAGGAAAAGGTGTTTTAGCTTTTGATATTTTAAACGAGATAAAAACAAACTACCCAGAATTTTATGAAAATCTTGAATTCATCTCAGTAGAAAAATCCCCTTTCCATATTCAGCACCAGCAAAAAGTTTTAAACGGATTTAATGTTAAATGGTTAGAAAGTATTGAAGATTTAGAAGATATTGAAGGTATAGTTTACTCAAACGAACTTTTTGACGCTCTTCCTGTCCATCTTATAAAAAAGAAAAACGGAAAAATATACGAAATTTATTTAAACGAAAAAGATGGGGAGATAGTAGAAGAGTTAAGAGAAATTTCTGAAGATGTATTAACCTACATAAAGGAGTTAAAAATAGATATTCCTGAAGGTATGACTACAGAAGTTAACCTACTGGCTAAAGATTTGATACAAACAATAGGACAGAAACTTAAAAAAGGATTCGTCTTTACAGTTGACTATGGTTATCCTTCTAAAGAGCTGTACAAACCCTACAGAATGAAAGGAACTCTTTTATGCTACTACAAACACACTTACAATGAAAACTTTTATGAGAATATTGGGTTTCAAGACATCACTTCCCATGTTAACTTCTCAGCTCTTGTTTACTATGGAAAAAAAGCTGGACTTGAGTTTACAGGATTTACAGACCAAGCGCACTTTTTGATAAACTTAGGCCTTGGAGATATTATGATACAGCTGCAAGAAAAAGGAGATTCAAAATCTTTTGAAAGGATAAACAGGCTCAAAACCCTCATACTTCCAAAAGGTATGGGAGAAAAATTTAAAATTTTAATCCAGCATAAAAACATTAAAAACCCAATTTTATCAGGACTAAAGATAATACCACCTCAAAACGACAGATACAAGATAGAGGAGATTTAA
- a CDS encoding NuoI/complex I 23 kDa subunit family protein — MGIKKVGAKPQTLVEKIFFLDFIKGLKTTIKHLWKKVITVDFPYEVVTPPPRFRGVHGLRTVDGTENPEFDSWVKRLKIKPPEPGETRCIACKFCQAACPVPELFDIQSEKLDVPEGHPHYGLKVMTVFNMDLSKCTFCGLCTQACPTDCIIMTDIYDLSSYTRRSWVLDKDMLTQIANDFVARRGKEKFDEKSQWREDQKLWPEYDRTREKLWDFNMPKLGLNYHDQTA, encoded by the coding sequence ATGGGTATAAAAAAAGTAGGTGCAAAACCTCAAACATTAGTTGAAAAAATATTTTTCCTTGATTTTATAAAAGGATTGAAAACTACTATAAAGCACCTATGGAAAAAAGTTATAACTGTTGACTTTCCTTATGAAGTAGTAACCCCTCCACCAAGGTTTAGAGGTGTGCATGGACTTAGAACTGTAGATGGAACTGAAAATCCAGAGTTTGATTCTTGGGTAAAAAGACTTAAAATAAAACCACCTGAACCGGGAGAGACAAGATGTATAGCTTGTAAATTTTGTCAAGCAGCTTGTCCTGTTCCAGAACTTTTTGATATACAATCAGAAAAGTTGGACGTACCAGAAGGCCATCCACACTATGGTTTAAAAGTTATGACAGTGTTTAATATGGACTTATCTAAATGTACTTTCTGTGGTCTTTGTACTCAAGCCTGTCCTACAGACTGTATAATAATGACAGATATATATGACTTATCCTCTTACACAAGAAGAAGCTGGGTTTTAGATAAGGATATGCTTACACAGATAGCAAACGACTTTGTAGCAAGAAGAGGAAAAGAAAAATTTGACGAAAAATCTCAATGGAGAGAAGACCAAAAACTATGGCCTGAATACGATAGGACAAGAGAGAAACTTTGGGACTTTAATATGCCTAAATTAGGTCTTAACTACCACGACCAAACAGCTTAA
- a CDS encoding coiled-coil domain-containing protein has product MKILRAVFILIICLPFYVKADSFTEKDKELLINLSMQLSELKARLEEIDKRLGQVDKRIDSTDKRIDSVEKRIDQIDKKIDQLYTFLWIITGIFTTLTATTIGFALWDRRTYLKEA; this is encoded by the coding sequence ATGAAGATTTTAAGAGCTGTTTTTATCTTAATTATATGCTTACCGTTTTATGTGAAAGCTGATAGTTTTACAGAAAAAGATAAAGAACTTCTTATAAATCTCAGTATGCAACTTTCTGAGTTAAAGGCTAGATTAGAAGAGATAGATAAAAGATTAGGGCAAGTAGATAAAAGAATTGACTCAACGGATAAAAGGATTGATTCCGTAGAGAAAAGAATAGACCAGATAGACAAAAAAATAGATCAGCTTTACACATTTTTATGGATAATTACAGGAATATTTACAACTTTGACGGCTACCACTATAGGCTTTGCATTGTGGGATAGAAGAACCTATTTGAAGGAGGCATAA
- a CDS encoding NADH-quinone oxidoreductase subunit D: MSWISVEKAKKLEERFGYPKVSQDKSGVVSVEVPKDKFIEFLKFLKEDKEYDFRMFLDLTIIDHGEKEDPRFQGVVILFSPTYQHRIIVKTWALDETLPTLTNLWKGAKWAEREAWDMFGIKFEGHENLVRMLLWETYPYHPLRKDFPLEGIKDTYLPSLNETLRGDSLEGLFNYDRMHTAIPTMEDLEITQKKRMPVKTSQIVLNWGPLHPGTHGTIWFLFDLDGEYVKQCDIIIGQLHRGVEKLGENVNWQQFIPYTDRMDYIAAINENHAYVLAAEKLLGIEIPEKAKWIRTMMAELSRINSHLLWLGTYALDLGALTMFLYTFREREKIMDIIEGISGARFTINYFRIGGVFADLPYGALDAIEHLIKDLPERINDYETLLTRNRIWLSRNKDVCIITEEDVYEYGLTGAVARGSGVPYDVRKIDKYDAYGEVEFDIPVGETGDSYDRYLVRMEEMRQSIRIIEQCVAKLRRMSKNDPYFFQTPDEKKLKVTIDGRGMKLPAGEVYASSDNPRGELGFYIYNKKDGLKAHRMRIRSGAFYNLQVFTKAIIGRPIADAITLLSTIDPVVGETDR; encoded by the coding sequence ATGTCTTGGATAAGCGTTGAGAAGGCAAAAAAGTTAGAAGAAAGATTTGGATATCCAAAGGTATCACAAGATAAAAGTGGTGTTGTGTCTGTAGAAGTTCCAAAAGATAAATTTATAGAATTTTTAAAATTTCTAAAAGAAGATAAAGAGTATGACTTTAGAATGTTTTTAGACCTTACCATAATAGACCACGGTGAAAAAGAAGACCCAAGGTTTCAAGGAGTAGTTATACTCTTTTCTCCTACTTACCAACACAGAATAATTGTAAAAACATGGGCTTTAGACGAGACACTTCCTACACTAACTAACCTTTGGAAAGGTGCGAAGTGGGCAGAAAGAGAAGCATGGGATATGTTTGGTATAAAGTTTGAAGGTCATGAAAATCTAGTAAGAATGCTTCTATGGGAGACATACCCATACCATCCTTTAAGAAAGGACTTCCCTCTTGAAGGAATAAAAGACACTTACCTTCCTTCTTTAAATGAAACCTTAAGGGGAGATTCATTAGAAGGTCTGTTTAACTACGATAGAATGCATACTGCCATTCCAACGATGGAAGACCTTGAAATAACTCAAAAGAAAAGAATGCCTGTTAAAACTTCCCAGATAGTGTTAAACTGGGGACCACTACACCCAGGAACTCACGGGACAATATGGTTTTTATTTGACCTTGATGGAGAGTATGTAAAACAGTGTGATATTATCATAGGACAGCTTCACAGGGGTGTAGAAAAACTTGGAGAAAACGTTAACTGGCAACAGTTTATACCATATACTGACAGAATGGACTACATTGCTGCAATAAACGAAAACCACGCTTACGTTTTAGCTGCTGAAAAGCTCCTTGGCATTGAGATTCCAGAAAAGGCTAAGTGGATAAGAACAATGATGGCTGAGCTTTCAAGGATAAACAGCCACCTTCTATGGCTTGGAACTTATGCCTTAGACCTTGGAGCTCTAACAATGTTTTTATACACCTTCAGAGAAAGAGAAAAAATTATGGACATTATAGAAGGTATATCAGGAGCAAGGTTTACAATAAATTACTTTAGAATAGGTGGTGTTTTTGCTGACTTACCTTACGGTGCATTAGATGCGATAGAACATCTTATAAAGGATCTTCCAGAGAGAATAAATGACTACGAGACACTCTTGACAAGAAACAGAATATGGCTTTCAAGGAATAAAGATGTATGTATCATTACAGAAGAAGATGTTTATGAGTATGGTTTAACAGGAGCTGTTGCAAGGGGTTCTGGTGTACCTTACGATGTTAGAAAGATAGATAAGTATGATGCTTACGGAGAAGTAGAGTTTGATATTCCTGTAGGAGAGACAGGAGATTCTTACGACAGATACCTTGTAAGAATGGAAGAGATGAGACAAAGCATAAGGATAATAGAGCAGTGTGTAGCAAAATTAAGAAGAATGTCTAAAAATGACCCTTACTTTTTCCAGACTCCGGATGAGAAAAAATTAAAAGTTACGATAGATGGTAGAGGTATGAAGCTTCCAGCAGGTGAAGTATACGCATCTTCAGACAACCCAAGAGGAGAGCTTGGATTTTACATTTATAACAAGAAAGATGGGTTAAAAGCCCACAGAATGAGAATAAGGTCCGGAGCGTTCTACAACTTACAAGTCTTCACAAAGGCAATCATAGGAAGACCTATAGCTGATGCAATTACTTTACTTTCAACAATAGACCCAGTAGTTGGAGAGACTGATAGATAA
- the leuB gene encoding 3-isopropylmalate dehydrogenase — MKKHFKIAVLPGDGIGPEIIESALKVLDVISKKYGITFEYKHGLVGGAAIDETGDPLPPETLKICKESDAVLFGAVGGEKWDNLPTDKRPEKGLLRIRKELELFANIRPAKAYAPLLSSSPLKEEVIKGVDLVVLRELTGDVYFGEPRGREVRNGERVGYNTMIYYEHEIKRIAKVAFEMARNRRKKVTSVDKANVLEVSGLWREVVNEVHADYLDVDLEHMYVDNCAMQLIRRPKDFDVIVTGNIFGDIISDEAGALTGSLGMLPSASIGERYAFYEPIHGSAPDIAGKGIANPIATILSAAMMLEITCKLPQAARDIEKAVEKVLEDDYRTADIWSPGTKKVNTAEMTEEIIKRL, encoded by the coding sequence ATGAAAAAGCATTTTAAGATTGCAGTTTTACCGGGAGACGGAATAGGTCCAGAAATCATTGAATCAGCGTTAAAGGTGTTAGACGTCATATCAAAAAAGTATGGTATAACTTTTGAGTATAAACACGGGCTTGTAGGAGGAGCTGCTATAGATGAGACAGGAGACCCACTTCCACCTGAGACTTTAAAGATATGTAAAGAAAGCGATGCTGTTTTATTTGGAGCTGTAGGTGGAGAAAAGTGGGATAACTTACCTACAGACAAAAGACCAGAAAAAGGATTACTTAGAATAAGAAAAGAGTTAGAGCTTTTTGCAAACATAAGACCAGCTAAAGCCTATGCACCACTACTTAGCTCTTCACCTCTCAAAGAAGAAGTTATAAAAGGAGTTGATTTAGTAGTTTTAAGAGAACTTACAGGCGACGTTTACTTTGGAGAGCCAAGAGGTAGAGAAGTTAGAAACGGTGAAAGAGTTGGATACAACACAATGATTTACTACGAACACGAGATAAAGAGAATAGCAAAAGTTGCCTTTGAGATGGCAAGAAATAGAAGAAAAAAAGTAACAAGTGTAGATAAAGCAAACGTACTGGAAGTAAGTGGTCTTTGGAGAGAAGTTGTAAACGAAGTCCATGCAGACTATTTAGATGTAGATCTTGAACATATGTACGTTGATAACTGTGCAATGCAACTCATAAGAAGACCAAAAGATTTTGACGTTATTGTTACAGGTAACATATTTGGAGATATAATATCAGATGAAGCAGGAGCGTTAACAGGAAGTCTTGGAATGCTACCATCTGCAAGTATTGGAGAAAGGTATGCTTTTTATGAACCAATACACGGCTCAGCACCAGATATAGCAGGAAAAGGAATAGCAAACCCTATAGCAACTATTCTATCAGCTGCTATGATGCTTGAAATAACCTGTAAACTCCCACAAGCAGCTAGAGACATAGAAAAAGCCGTAGAAAAAGTATTAGAAGATGACTACAGAACAGCAGACATATGGTCTCCGGGAACTAAAAAAGTAAACACTGCAGAAATGACAGAGGAAATAATCAAGAGATTGTAA
- the nadC gene encoding carboxylating nicotinate-nucleotide diphosphorylase, with translation MLDRVFVRRKILEFLEEDIGYRDLTTDSLDVDKNVEGFFIAKQSGVVAGTVFVKEVFNVFGDVSFQSFKKEGDYIEKGEIIGLVYGNCKSILKGERVALNILQRLSGIATLTNLFIKELEGTKTKLLDTRKTTPGFRAFEKYAVKVGGGENHRFALYDMVMLKDNHIALVGSIKEAVKQVKSKVSPIVKVEVEVSNFDQLYEALETEADIIMLDNMTPTQVKEAVEIINGKKLVEVSGNITLENIKQYALSNPDFVSTGSVIHSAKWLDISLKLNTGGV, from the coding sequence ATGTTAGATAGAGTTTTTGTAAGGAGAAAGATTTTAGAGTTTTTAGAGGAAGATATAGGATACAGAGACTTAACAACAGACAGTCTTGATGTAGATAAAAACGTTGAAGGCTTTTTTATTGCAAAACAGTCTGGAGTAGTCGCAGGAACTGTTTTTGTAAAAGAAGTTTTTAATGTGTTTGGAGATGTATCTTTTCAAAGTTTTAAAAAAGAGGGAGATTATATAGAGAAAGGAGAGATAATAGGTTTAGTCTATGGAAACTGTAAAAGTATTCTAAAAGGAGAGAGAGTAGCTTTAAACATTCTTCAAAGGTTATCAGGAATAGCCACTTTAACAAACCTTTTTATAAAAGAGCTTGAAGGAACAAAAACAAAGCTTCTTGATACCCGCAAAACAACACCAGGATTTAGAGCTTTTGAAAAGTATGCCGTAAAAGTGGGTGGTGGAGAAAACCATAGGTTTGCTCTGTACGATATGGTAATGTTAAAAGATAACCACATTGCTTTGGTAGGAAGTATAAAAGAAGCTGTAAAGCAGGTTAAAAGTAAAGTTTCACCGATTGTTAAAGTAGAAGTAGAAGTGTCAAACTTTGACCAGCTTTATGAGGCTCTGGAAACGGAAGCTGATATTATAATGCTCGATAATATGACTCCTACTCAGGTAAAAGAAGCTGTAGAAATAATCAATGGAAAAAAGTTAGTGGAGGTTTCAGGAAATATTACACTGGAGAATATAAAGCAGTATGCTTTATCTAACCCTGATTTTGTGTCAACAGGGTCTGTTATCCATTCTGCAAAATGGCTTGATATAAGTTTAAAATTAAATACTGGAGGAGTTTAA